Proteins from one Bradyrhizobium amphicarpaeae genomic window:
- a CDS encoding HlyD family secretion protein, translating into MRSSQIMSHLILRSAERASRRMQVRLWPASRLLRVRERQSNLPRLCSIVVLVLATGLAGCNDKRDPGFQGWVEADMIFVSPDEAGRVTKLNVREGDEVKVGDALYSVDDDLQLADLNQQKATLANAQQTYDRAASLSKTGSGTQANLDSAVSALRVAEARVATSETRMARRKGFAPVAGTIQQIYFREGEMVAAQRPVLSIMPPGNMKLRFFVPETALPKLAIGDNVRISCDNCAADLTAKIYFIATSAEYTPPVIYSLDERNKLVYLIQARPSRPDALRVGQPIDVYLDPKTPVADKR; encoded by the coding sequence ATGAGGTCGTCGCAAATCATGTCTCACCTCATCCTGAGGAGCGCGGAACGCGCGTCTCGAAGGATGCAGGTCCGCCTGTGGCCCGCTTCGCGGCTCCTCAGGGTGAGGGAGCGACAGTCCAATCTGCCGCGCCTTTGCTCGATCGTGGTTCTCGTGCTCGCAACCGGCCTTGCCGGCTGCAACGACAAGCGCGATCCCGGCTTCCAGGGCTGGGTCGAGGCCGACATGATTTTTGTCAGCCCTGATGAAGCGGGCCGGGTCACGAAGCTCAATGTGCGCGAGGGTGATGAAGTCAAGGTCGGCGATGCCCTGTATTCCGTCGACGACGACCTTCAGCTCGCCGATCTCAACCAGCAGAAGGCGACGCTTGCCAATGCGCAGCAGACCTATGATCGCGCGGCCTCGCTGAGCAAGACCGGCTCGGGCACGCAGGCCAATCTCGACTCCGCCGTGTCGGCCCTGCGTGTCGCGGAAGCACGGGTGGCGACGTCGGAGACGCGGATGGCGCGGCGCAAGGGCTTTGCGCCCGTCGCCGGCACCATCCAGCAGATCTATTTCCGCGAGGGCGAGATGGTGGCAGCGCAGCGCCCGGTGCTGTCGATCATGCCGCCCGGCAACATGAAGCTGCGCTTCTTCGTGCCGGAGACCGCACTGCCGAAGCTTGCAATCGGCGATAATGTGCGCATCTCCTGCGACAATTGCGCAGCCGATCTCACCGCAAAGATCTACTTCATTGCGACCTCGGCCGAATACACCCCGCCTGTCATCTACAGCCTCGATGAGCGCAACAAGCTGGTCTATCTGATCCAGGCGCGGCCATCGCGCCCGGACGCGCTGCGGGTCGGACAGCCGATCGACGTCTATCTCGATCCCAAAACCCCGGTGGCGGACAAGCGATGA
- a CDS encoding TetR/AcrR family transcriptional regulator has translation MKKPTKLTTRSAPSAGAAAAALGAVPASNRTARAQERRAAIVDAAMEEFISRGFAATRLDDIAKRAGVAKGTIYLHFKDKESMFEELVRIVIVPVVARLTALPPPTGSVRDLIEAFAGNFLKEVIGTRRGDLVRLIVAEGPRFPAVADFYYREVVSRGIAAMRALIELGIARGEIREKDLARYPQIVVAPAMIAVIWQSLFERHAPLDAQEMLRVHLDLIFGERRTT, from the coding sequence ATGAAGAAGCCGACCAAGCTCACCACCAGGTCTGCACCAAGCGCGGGGGCTGCGGCCGCAGCTCTCGGAGCGGTGCCCGCATCGAATCGCACCGCGCGCGCGCAGGAGCGGCGGGCGGCAATCGTGGACGCCGCGATGGAGGAGTTCATCTCCCGCGGATTTGCCGCAACGCGGCTCGACGACATTGCCAAACGTGCCGGCGTCGCCAAGGGCACGATCTATCTGCACTTCAAGGACAAGGAATCCATGTTCGAGGAGCTGGTGCGCATCGTCATCGTGCCCGTTGTGGCGCGGCTGACTGCGCTGCCGCCGCCGACGGGATCGGTGCGCGACCTCATCGAGGCCTTTGCCGGCAATTTCCTGAAAGAAGTCATCGGCACCAGGCGCGGCGACCTGGTGCGGCTGATCGTAGCGGAGGGGCCGCGCTTTCCGGCCGTCGCCGACTTCTACTACCGCGAGGTCGTCTCGCGCGGGATCGCCGCCATGCGCGCGCTGATCGAGCTGGGCATCGCCCGCGGCGAGATCCGGGAGAAGGACCTCGCGCGCTATCCGCAGATCGTGGTCGCGCCGGCGATGATCGCGGTGATCTGGCAAAGCCTGTTTGAGCGGCACGCGCCGCTCGACGCACAGGAGATGCTGCGCGTCCATCTCGATTTGATTTTTGGCGAACGGAGGACGACATGA
- a CDS encoding ArsR/SmtB family transcription factor, with amino-acid sequence MIEAAPNPVTTVMRALADPTRRAVFERIFESKEITVAELTRGSGVTQGAISQHLKSLKQAGLVAERAEGRNVYYRAAPQGLEPLVTWMDHYGVFWRERFQNLRDLLKEIDP; translated from the coding sequence ATGATCGAAGCCGCTCCAAACCCCGTCACCACCGTGATGCGCGCCCTCGCCGACCCGACCCGCCGGGCCGTGTTCGAGCGCATCTTCGAGAGCAAGGAGATCACCGTCGCCGAGCTGACGCGCGGCAGCGGCGTGACCCAGGGCGCGATCTCGCAGCACCTGAAGTCGCTGAAACAGGCGGGCCTCGTCGCCGAGCGCGCCGAGGGCCGCAACGTCTATTACCGCGCCGCGCCGCAGGGACTCGAACCGCTGGTCACCTGGATGGACCATTACGGCGTGTTCTGGCGCGAGCGCTTCCAGAATCTGCGTGACCTCTTGAAGGAGATCGATCCGTGA
- a CDS encoding SRPBCC family protein, producing the protein MSAVASNVRTQDIVIDEVFPHTAATIWKALTSAQLIARWLMPPTGFEAVEGNTFTFKTNPAGAWDGTIHCRVLEVVPNQLFAYAWKGGDAGNTGYGSALDTVVTWSLTPTEAGTRVRVVHSGFVTPTNDTAYRNMSDGWVKVLQRLDAISGEDK; encoded by the coding sequence GTGAGTGCAGTTGCTTCCAATGTCCGGACCCAGGACATCGTCATCGACGAGGTCTTCCCTCACACCGCCGCGACGATCTGGAAGGCGCTGACCAGCGCCCAGCTGATCGCGCGCTGGCTGATGCCGCCGACCGGTTTCGAGGCCGTCGAAGGCAATACTTTCACCTTCAAGACCAATCCGGCCGGCGCGTGGGATGGCACGATCCATTGCCGCGTTCTCGAGGTCGTGCCGAACCAACTCTTCGCCTATGCCTGGAAGGGCGGCGACGCCGGCAACACCGGCTACGGCTCGGCGCTCGACACCGTCGTCACCTGGTCTCTGACGCCGACCGAAGCAGGGACGCGCGTGCGGGTGGTGCATTCGGGCTTCGTGACGCCGACGAACGACACGGCCTATCGCAACATGAGCGACGGCTGGGTCAAGGTGCTGCAGCGGCTCGATGCCATCTCCGGCGAAGACAAGTGA
- a CDS encoding GFA family protein has translation MDKPYTGGCACGAIRYSIAGEPFFSNHCQCRDCQRESGSGHGSYATFARAGVTVTGEAKHWDMVGDSGNAKTRGFCPLCGVAVYMTFAAMPDIFTIRAASLDEPARYRPQAVTYAARGHGWDHLDPSLVKFEGMPPG, from the coding sequence ATGGATAAGCCCTATACCGGCGGCTGCGCCTGCGGCGCGATCCGCTATTCGATTGCCGGTGAGCCCTTCTTCAGCAATCATTGTCAGTGCCGGGACTGTCAGCGGGAAAGCGGCAGTGGCCACGGCTCGTATGCGACGTTCGCGCGGGCGGGCGTCACGGTCACTGGCGAGGCCAAGCATTGGGACATGGTCGGCGACAGCGGCAATGCGAAGACGCGCGGCTTCTGCCCGCTATGCGGCGTCGCGGTGTACATGACCTTCGCGGCGATGCCCGACATCTTCACCATCCGCGCCGCAAGCCTCGACGAGCCCGCCCGCTACAGGCCGCAGGCTGTCACCTACGCCGCGCGCGGACACGGCTGGGATCACCTCGATCCGAGCCTGGTCAAGTTCGAAGGCATGCCGCCCGGATGA
- the adhP gene encoding alcohol dehydrogenase AdhP has protein sequence MPTMKAAIVKQFGKPLVIEDVPVPQPGPGEILVKVKACGVCHTDLHAASGDWPVKPVPPFIPGHEAAGIVAALGPGVKNLKVGDAVGVAWLHDACMSCEYCETGWETLCEHQHNTGYSVNGGFAEYVIASAAFAAKLPASVDFAAIAPILCAGVTTYKGLKETEARPGEWVVISGVGGLGHVAIQYAKAMGLKVAAIDIAEDKLELARATGADLAVNALAAGAVDKVLAATGGGAHGVLVTAVSTAAFAQALKMVRRRGTVSLVGLPPGEFPTPIFDVVLKRITVRGSIVGTRRDLDEAVAFATDGKVKAEVTKVPLTEINDVFERMKAGKIDGRMVLDFG, from the coding sequence ATGCCGACCATGAAAGCCGCGATCGTCAAGCAATTCGGCAAGCCACTCGTGATCGAGGACGTGCCGGTGCCGCAGCCCGGTCCCGGCGAGATTCTGGTCAAGGTGAAGGCCTGCGGCGTCTGTCACACCGACCTGCATGCCGCCTCCGGCGACTGGCCGGTGAAGCCGGTGCCGCCCTTCATTCCCGGCCACGAGGCAGCCGGCATCGTCGCCGCGCTCGGGCCCGGCGTGAAGAATCTGAAAGTGGGCGATGCCGTCGGCGTCGCCTGGCTGCACGATGCCTGCATGTCCTGCGAATATTGCGAGACCGGCTGGGAGACGCTTTGCGAGCACCAGCACAATACCGGCTACAGCGTGAACGGCGGCTTCGCCGAATATGTCATCGCCTCGGCCGCCTTCGCCGCGAAGCTGCCGGCGAGCGTCGATTTCGCCGCCATCGCGCCGATCCTGTGCGCCGGCGTCACCACCTATAAGGGCTTGAAGGAGACTGAGGCGAGGCCCGGCGAGTGGGTGGTGATCTCAGGGGTCGGCGGCCTTGGCCATGTCGCGATCCAGTACGCCAAGGCGATGGGGCTCAAGGTCGCTGCAATCGACATCGCCGAGGACAAGCTGGAGCTGGCACGCGCAACCGGCGCCGATCTTGCGGTCAACGCTCTCGCTGCTGGTGCGGTGGACAAGGTTCTTGCGGCAACAGGCGGCGGGGCCCACGGCGTGCTGGTGACAGCGGTCTCGACTGCAGCGTTTGCGCAGGCGCTGAAGATGGTGCGCCGCAGGGGCACCGTCAGCCTCGTCGGCCTGCCGCCGGGCGAATTCCCCACGCCGATCTTCGACGTCGTGCTCAAGCGCATCACGGTGCGCGGCTCCATCGTCGGCACGCGGCGCGACCTCGACGAAGCCGTCGCATTCGCGACCGACGGCAAGGTGAAGGCCGAGGTGACGAAGGTGCCGCTCACTGAGATCAACGACGTCTTTGAGCGGATGAAGGCCGGCAAGATCGACGGCCGCATGGTGCTGGATTTCGGCTAG
- a CDS encoding DUF2000 family protein translates to MQFDTKIAVVIRTDLQAWQKLNVASFLTSGIAAAFPECIGEAYEDASGTKYHALIGQPILIYGADGPALSRALDRALARNVKPAVYTEDMFSTTHDAANREAVRAVARNDLNLVGIAMRAERKVIDKIVDGLKFHS, encoded by the coding sequence ATGCAATTCGATACCAAGATCGCGGTCGTGATCCGTACCGATCTTCAAGCCTGGCAAAAGCTCAACGTCGCGTCCTTCCTCACCAGCGGCATCGCCGCGGCTTTTCCCGAATGCATCGGCGAAGCCTATGAAGACGCATCAGGCACGAAATATCATGCGCTGATCGGGCAGCCGATCCTGATCTACGGCGCCGACGGCCCTGCGCTGTCGCGTGCGCTGGACCGTGCGCTGGCGCGCAACGTCAAACCGGCGGTCTATACCGAAGACATGTTTAGCACCACGCACGATGCCGCAAATCGCGAGGCGGTGAGAGCTGTGGCGCGCAACGATCTCAATCTCGTCGGCATCGCCATGCGCGCCGAGCGCAAGGTGATCGACAAGATCGTCGACGGCCTCAAGTTCCACAGCTGA
- a CDS encoding DUF4189 domain-containing protein, producing MSSNAVARRCAMFCFVFSVAVTGARYITEAHAAGAFAVGKCGAYGQAFDYGHEQEARAAAQKQCKGDCTTVTMKRACAAMSVDMTNPCGAYGYAVKPKISASLNAATRECYKYGGKECVIRAWACDAKG from the coding sequence ATGTCTTCGAACGCCGTCGCGCGCCGCTGCGCGATGTTTTGCTTTGTCTTTTCAGTTGCCGTCACCGGCGCCCGCTACATCACCGAAGCCCATGCCGCCGGCGCGTTCGCAGTCGGCAAATGCGGGGCCTATGGCCAGGCGTTCGACTATGGCCACGAGCAAGAGGCGCGCGCCGCAGCGCAGAAGCAGTGCAAAGGTGATTGCACCACCGTGACGATGAAGCGCGCCTGCGCGGCGATGTCGGTCGACATGACCAATCCCTGCGGCGCGTATGGCTATGCGGTCAAGCCGAAGATCTCTGCCTCGCTCAACGCCGCCACGCGCGAATGCTACAAATACGGCGGCAAGGAATGCGTGATCCGCGCCTGGGCCTGCGACGCCAAGGGTTGA
- a CDS encoding NTP transferase domain-containing protein, translating to MKFGPASPRDAIGGVTVHTLRQGPLVLKKGTTIGVAEVEALERAGIKDLVVVRMEEGDVSEDVAAAGIALAVGGEGIHVERAFTGRANLFAARPGVLVIDRAAVDRINNIDEAITLATLAAYKPVVEGEMVGTVKIIPFGVEGALRDAAVTAAGRDVLKIAPYVIQRVGVVSTLLPGLSSKVIDKTLRVTAERLAPAGASIIAERRVQHDETALSAAIKELLGLGAELVIVFGASAIADRRDVIPAAVTGIGGEIEHFGMPVDPGNLLLIARAGGVPVLGAPGCARSPVENGFDWVLMRLLAGIKVTRAELMGMGVGGLLMEIVTRPQPRAKPETEGNSQVAAIVLAAGRSTRMGGPNKLLAELDGKKLVRIATEQALASKASEVIVVTGHQTELVEQALQGLKVRFVKNPDFAGGIASSVKSGIAAVSETCDGAVVCLGDMPLIDAGLIDRLIHGFAPDRGNLIVVPVSEGRRGNPVLWSRRFFKELMTLDGDVGARHLIAKHSEAVAEVPVDGESAFLDIDTPQALEAARGG from the coding sequence ATGAAGTTCGGACCGGCGAGCCCGAGGGATGCGATCGGCGGGGTGACCGTCCACACCCTGCGCCAAGGTCCGCTGGTCCTGAAGAAGGGCACGACGATTGGCGTCGCTGAGGTCGAGGCGCTGGAGCGCGCCGGCATCAAGGACCTCGTCGTGGTGCGTATGGAGGAGGGTGACGTCTCCGAGGACGTCGCCGCCGCCGGCATCGCGCTCGCCGTCGGCGGCGAGGGCATCCATGTCGAGCGCGCCTTCACCGGCCGCGCCAACCTGTTCGCGGCGCGTCCGGGTGTGCTCGTGATCGACCGCGCCGCGGTCGACCGCATCAACAACATCGACGAAGCCATCACCTTAGCGACACTCGCCGCCTACAAGCCGGTGGTCGAAGGCGAGATGGTCGGCACCGTCAAGATCATCCCGTTCGGCGTCGAGGGCGCTTTGCGCGATGCCGCGGTGACGGCGGCGGGCCGGGACGTCTTGAAGATCGCGCCTTACGTCATCCAGCGCGTCGGCGTGGTCTCGACGCTGCTGCCGGGCCTGTCCTCCAAGGTGATCGACAAGACGCTGCGCGTCACCGCCGAGCGTCTTGCGCCCGCCGGCGCCAGCATCATCGCCGAGCGGCGGGTCCAGCATGACGAAACGGCACTGTCGGCCGCGATCAAGGAGTTGCTTGGCTTAGGCGCCGAGCTTGTCATCGTGTTCGGGGCATCCGCGATCGCCGATCGCCGCGACGTGATCCCGGCGGCCGTCACCGGCATCGGCGGCGAGATCGAGCATTTCGGCATGCCGGTCGATCCCGGCAATCTCCTGCTGATCGCGCGCGCGGGCGGCGTGCCGGTGCTGGGCGCGCCGGGCTGCGCCCGCTCGCCGGTCGAGAACGGTTTCGACTGGGTCTTGATGCGGCTGCTCGCCGGCATCAAGGTGACGCGCGCCGAGCTGATGGGCATGGGAGTCGGCGGCCTGCTGATGGAGATCGTCACGCGGCCGCAGCCGCGCGCAAAACCTGAGACCGAGGGCAACAGCCAGGTCGCCGCCATCGTGCTGGCGGCGGGACGCTCGACCCGGATGGGCGGACCGAACAAGCTGCTCGCCGAGCTCGACGGCAAGAAGCTGGTGCGGATCGCGACCGAGCAGGCGCTGGCGTCGAAAGCATCCGAGGTGATCGTGGTCACCGGCCATCAGACCGAGCTGGTCGAGCAGGCGTTGCAAGGCCTGAAGGTGCGGTTTGTCAAGAATCCGGATTTCGCCGGCGGGATCGCCAGCTCGGTCAAATCAGGCATCGCGGCCGTGTCGGAGACTTGCGACGGCGCCGTGGTTTGTCTCGGCGACATGCCGCTGATCGATGCCGGCCTGATCGACCGTCTCATCCACGGCTTCGCGCCGGATCGCGGCAATCTCATCGTCGTGCCCGTGAGCGAAGGCCGCCGCGGCAATCCAGTGCTGTGGTCGCGCCGCTTCTTCAAGGAATTGATGACGCTCGACGGCGACGTCGGCGCGCGCCATCTGATCGCCAAGCACAGCGAGGCGGTGGCCGAAGTGCCCGTGGATGGCGAGAGCGCCTTCCTCGACATCGACACGCCGCAGGCGCTGGAGGCGGCCCGAGGCGGATGA
- a CDS encoding XdhC family protein — translation MKLAILHELNAERAARRPAILVTDTESGEQRLVKSADFARDPLRAELDKQLRMGKSASVETGGKKLFLNVYAPTAKLVIVGAVHISQALAPLARSLGYDVTVVDPRTAFASPERFPDIPLVAEWPDIALPPLNVDAYTAFVAVTHDPKIDDPALLHAFERGCFYIGALGSRKTHAKRGDRLRAQGAKESDIARIHAPIGLAIGAVSPSEIAVSIMAEITAVLRLPPKEKEVAA, via the coding sequence GTGAAGCTCGCAATCCTGCACGAACTGAACGCCGAGCGGGCCGCGCGCCGGCCTGCGATCCTGGTGACCGACACCGAGAGCGGCGAGCAGCGCCTGGTGAAATCCGCTGATTTCGCCAGGGATCCGTTGCGGGCGGAGTTGGACAAGCAGCTCCGCATGGGCAAGAGCGCCAGCGTCGAGACCGGCGGCAAGAAGCTGTTCCTCAACGTCTATGCGCCGACCGCGAAGCTCGTCATCGTCGGCGCGGTCCATATCAGCCAGGCCTTGGCGCCGCTCGCGCGTTCGCTCGGCTACGACGTCACGGTGGTCGATCCGCGCACGGCATTTGCGAGCCCCGAGCGCTTCCCCGATATTCCACTGGTGGCCGAATGGCCGGACATTGCGCTGCCGCCGCTCAATGTCGATGCCTACACCGCCTTTGTCGCGGTGACGCACGATCCCAAGATTGACGACCCCGCGCTGCTGCACGCCTTCGAGCGCGGCTGCTTCTATATCGGCGCGCTTGGCTCGCGGAAAACGCATGCCAAGCGCGGCGACCGGCTGCGGGCGCAGGGCGCGAAGGAGAGCGACATTGCGCGCATCCACGCGCCGATCGGGCTTGCGATCGGCGCGGTCTCTCCGTCGGAGATCGCAGTATCGATCATGGCGGAAATCACCGCAGTGCTTCGCCTGCCGCCCAAGGAAAAAGAAGTAGCCGCATGA
- a CDS encoding XdhC family protein, producing the protein MLDRDEDILKAAEDWQKAGRGVALATVVETWGSAPRPAGSSLVINDEGTFLGSVSGGCVEGAVVTEAMDVIQSGKPRMLEFGVADETAWNVGLSCGGTIRVFVEKVG; encoded by the coding sequence ATGCTCGATCGCGACGAGGACATTCTGAAGGCGGCGGAGGACTGGCAGAAGGCCGGTCGTGGCGTCGCGCTCGCCACCGTGGTGGAGACCTGGGGCTCGGCGCCGCGCCCGGCGGGCTCCAGCCTCGTCATCAACGACGAGGGCACGTTCCTGGGATCGGTCTCCGGCGGCTGCGTCGAGGGCGCCGTGGTCACCGAGGCCATGGACGTGATCCAGAGCGGCAAGCCGCGGATGCTGGAGTTCGGCGTCGCCGACGAGACCGCCTGGAATGTCGGGCTGTCCTGCGGCGGCACCATCCGCGTCTTCGTCGAGAAGGTCGGTTAG
- a CDS encoding vWA domain-containing protein has translation MAINHLAPEQTEQFADNIVGFARALRAAGMPVGPGAVIDAMSALQVIDIGNRADVFTTLEAIFVKRHEHALIFKQAFNLFFRASEEWKHMLDSVPLPDEAKKKPQAGSRRVQEAMSQPRMTETPQHQEQDLRLSVSDREILQKKDFAQMSAAEIAEALRAVERMRLPQAELLTRRQRPDARGLRLDLRRTLRASLRTGGDIVDIHRLGRIEKPAPIVALLDISGSMSEYTRLFLHFLHAVGDARKRVSVFLFGTRLTNVTRALRQRDPDEALASCSASVEDWAGGTRISASLHNFNKLWARRVLSQGAIVLLISDGLEREADSKLAFEMDRLHRSCRRLIWLNPLLRFGGFEAKAQGIKMMLPHVDEFRPVHNLSSIQELITTLSRPLPPHHRNLIRSAA, from the coding sequence ATGGCCATCAACCACCTTGCGCCGGAGCAGACCGAACAATTCGCCGACAACATCGTCGGGTTCGCCCGCGCGCTGCGCGCGGCCGGCATGCCGGTCGGTCCGGGCGCGGTCATCGATGCCATGAGCGCGCTGCAGGTGATCGACATCGGCAACCGCGCCGACGTCTTCACCACGCTGGAGGCAATCTTCGTCAAGCGTCATGAGCATGCGCTGATCTTCAAGCAGGCCTTCAACCTGTTCTTCCGTGCCTCGGAAGAATGGAAGCACATGCTGGATTCGGTGCCGCTGCCGGACGAGGCCAAGAAGAAGCCGCAGGCCGGCTCCCGCCGCGTGCAGGAGGCGATGTCACAGCCGCGCATGACCGAGACGCCGCAGCACCAGGAGCAGGATCTGCGGCTGTCGGTGTCCGACAGGGAAATCCTTCAGAAGAAGGATTTCGCGCAGATGAGCGCCGCGGAGATCGCCGAGGCGCTGCGGGCCGTCGAGCGGATGCGGCTGCCGCAGGCCGAGCTCTTGACGCGCCGGCAGCGGCCTGATGCTCGCGGGCTGCGGCTCGACCTGCGCCGCACGCTGCGCGCCTCCTTGCGCACCGGCGGCGACATCGTCGACATCCATCGCCTCGGCCGGATCGAGAAGCCGGCGCCGATCGTGGCGCTGCTCGATATCTCGGGCTCGATGAGCGAGTACACCCGCCTCTTCCTGCATTTCCTCCATGCCGTCGGCGATGCGCGCAAGCGCGTCTCGGTGTTCCTGTTCGGCACCCGCCTGACCAATGTCACGCGCGCGCTGCGCCAGCGCGATCCCGACGAGGCGCTGGCGAGCTGCTCGGCCTCGGTCGAGGACTGGGCCGGCGGCACGCGAATTTCGGCCTCGCTGCACAACTTCAACAAATTGTGGGCGCGGCGGGTGCTGAGCCAGGGCGCCATCGTGCTGCTGATATCGGACGGGCTGGAGCGGGAGGCCGATTCCAAGCTGGCCTTCGAGATGGACCGGCTGCACCGGTCATGCCGGCGGCTGATCTGGCTCAACCCCCTGCTGCGGTTCGGCGGCTTCGAGGCCAAGGCCCAGGGCATCAAAATGATGCTCCCGCACGTTGACGAATTCCGCCCGGTACATAATTTGAGCTCGATCCAGGAGCTGATCACGACGCTCTCGCGGCCGCTGCCGCCGCATCATCGCAACCTGATCCGCTCCGCAGCCTGA
- a CDS encoding AAA family ATPase — MTSAATTSGADTSAVLPASVDAMLELLTSRGYLAERSLATVTYLSLRMGRPLFLEGEAGVGKTEIAKVLSAALGRKLIRLQCYEGLDVSSAVYEWNSAAQMIAIRMAEAAGDTDRDQLSSDIFADRYMIKRPLLQALEPDVAGPPVLLIDELDRADEAFEAYLLEILSDFQVTIPEFGTVKAPHPPIVIITSNRTREIHDALKRRCLYHWVDYPAAERELAIVKSRVPGISAKLSQQVVRFVQALRNQDFYKSPGVAETIDWATALSELDARSLTPQVVGDTLGALLKYQDDITRMQGDTLQKVLKEATSEN, encoded by the coding sequence ATGACTTCAGCGGCCACTACTTCCGGTGCCGATACATCAGCTGTATTGCCGGCATCGGTCGATGCGATGCTCGAACTCCTGACGTCGCGCGGCTATCTCGCTGAGCGGTCGCTGGCGACGGTGACCTACCTCTCGCTGCGTATGGGACGTCCCCTGTTCCTGGAAGGCGAGGCCGGCGTCGGCAAGACCGAGATTGCGAAGGTGCTCTCGGCGGCGCTCGGGCGGAAGCTGATCCGCCTGCAGTGCTACGAGGGTCTCGACGTCTCCTCCGCGGTCTACGAGTGGAATAGCGCCGCGCAGATGATCGCGATCCGGATGGCGGAAGCCGCCGGCGACACCGACCGCGACCAGCTCTCGAGCGACATCTTCGCCGACCGCTACATGATCAAGCGGCCGTTGCTCCAGGCGCTGGAGCCCGACGTGGCCGGACCGCCCGTGCTGCTGATCGACGAACTCGACCGCGCCGACGAGGCGTTCGAGGCGTATCTGCTCGAAATCCTCAGCGACTTCCAGGTGACGATCCCTGAGTTCGGCACCGTCAAGGCCCCACACCCGCCGATCGTCATCATCACCTCCAACCGCACCCGCGAGATCCACGACGCTCTGAAGCGGCGCTGTCTCTATCACTGGGTCGATTATCCCGCCGCCGAGCGCGAGCTTGCGATCGTCAAGTCGCGCGTGCCCGGCATCTCCGCCAAGCTGTCGCAGCAGGTCGTGCGCTTCGTCCAGGCTTTGCGTAACCAGGACTTCTACAAGTCGCCGGGCGTCGCCGAGACCATCGACTGGGCCACAGCGCTGTCCGAACTCGATGCCCGCTCGCTGACCCCGCAAGTGGTCGGCGACACGCTGGGTGCGCTGCTCAAGTACCAGGACGACATCACCCGCATGCAGGGCGACACCCTGCAGAAGGTGCTGAAGGAGGCGACGAGCGAGAATTGA